In a genomic window of Nitrospiraceae bacterium:
- the ydiK gene encoding AI-2E family transporter YdiK — translation MKDRPSDLTRDTLAVVFLFALIAASVWILLPFLGAVIWATMIVVSTWPILLMVERRLWRKRWLAVTFMTLLLLAVFLVPFAIGITALVENFAEIANWTTSLSSFKLPSPPYWLGKIPVVGPRMTASWQQFAALSREEMAARVSPYLGGIIRWIAGQIGSLGLLLAQILLTVIVAAVFYAGGESAAEMAMSFGRRLAGDRGEQAMHLAGQAIRGVALGVVLTALVHAALAGIGLVIAGVPFAILLTLVMFISAVVQVGVIPIMLCAVIWLYATGNSTSGTVLLVWSIVIAPVDNVLRPILIKKGADLPLLLIFAGVIGGLISFGMVGLFVGPVVLAVAYTLFTAWIDEGATTARTEKASGSGS, via the coding sequence ATGAAAGATCGTCCGTCTGATCTCACTCGTGACACATTGGCGGTAGTGTTCCTGTTCGCCTTGATCGCGGCGTCAGTCTGGATCCTGTTGCCCTTCCTCGGCGCGGTGATCTGGGCGACGATGATTGTGGTCTCCACCTGGCCCATCCTGCTGATGGTTGAACGTCGGTTATGGCGAAAGCGGTGGCTCGCCGTCACGTTCATGACGCTCCTCTTGCTGGCGGTGTTCCTCGTGCCTTTCGCGATCGGCATCACGGCTCTCGTCGAAAACTTCGCTGAGATTGCCAACTGGACGACATCGCTTTCCAGCTTTAAGCTGCCTTCGCCGCCTTATTGGCTGGGGAAAATTCCCGTCGTGGGTCCGCGCATGACCGCGAGCTGGCAACAATTTGCTGCGCTGAGTCGTGAAGAGATGGCGGCTCGGGTGTCACCGTATTTAGGCGGAATCATTCGTTGGATCGCAGGACAAATCGGCAGTCTCGGTTTGCTCCTCGCACAGATCTTGTTGACGGTGATTGTCGCGGCTGTGTTCTATGCAGGTGGGGAATCCGCAGCGGAAATGGCCATGAGTTTCGGCCGTCGACTGGCAGGGGACCGGGGTGAACAGGCCATGCACCTGGCCGGCCAGGCGATTCGAGGAGTGGCGCTCGGAGTGGTCCTAACGGCGCTGGTGCATGCCGCACTCGCTGGAATCGGACTGGTCATTGCGGGGGTACCGTTCGCCATCCTGTTAACCCTGGTGATGTTCATCTCAGCGGTTGTACAGGTCGGTGTGATCCCTATTATGTTGTGTGCTGTGATCTGGCTCTATGCGACCGGCAACTCCACGTCAGGGACGGTGCTCCTCGTCTGGTCGATCGTCATTGCCCCAGTCGATAATGTTTTGCGCCCCATTTTGATTAAGAAGGGGGCGGACCTTCCGTTGTTGTTGATCTTTGCCGGTGTGATCGGAGGCTTGATCTCTTTCGGGATGGTTGGGCTTTTTGTTGGTCCGGTCGTGCTCGCAGTGGCTTATACACTCTTCACCGCCTGGATCGACGAAGGTGCGACCACCGCCCGGACAGAAAAGGCATCGGGCTCAGGTTCATAG
- a CDS encoding BON domain-containing protein gives MTQGSGRIILASLAVIVALGVTGCMQVYEQAAKAAFEDRSNDDHILDAKVDTNILSALADKDKSLLLDVKTDVWEQRVMLTGTLDDPKVKADMVQLVQKADSRVKKIYNEIQIVSKEEKEQRREAAQNKDESKKEGVGQAVNDFWIETKINGQLLSTRGVTSVNYRWRSVRDVVYLIGRSRSQDELNTVLGIIRKTEGVTDIKQFVEIKPMSTS, from the coding sequence ATGACCCAAGGCAGTGGTCGGATCATCTTGGCTAGCCTAGCGGTGATCGTCGCGCTCGGCGTGACCGGATGTATGCAGGTGTATGAGCAAGCCGCTAAAGCGGCTTTTGAAGATCGCTCCAATGATGATCATATCCTTGATGCGAAGGTTGACACCAATATCCTCTCCGCCCTGGCCGATAAGGATAAAAGTCTGCTGCTCGACGTCAAGACGGACGTCTGGGAGCAGCGGGTGATGCTGACCGGCACGCTCGACGATCCCAAGGTGAAGGCGGACATGGTCCAGCTGGTCCAGAAAGCGGATTCGCGTGTGAAGAAAATCTACAACGAGATCCAGATCGTGTCCAAGGAGGAGAAGGAACAGCGTCGGGAGGCGGCCCAGAACAAGGATGAGTCCAAGAAAGAAGGGGTCGGACAGGCCGTCAATGATTTTTGGATTGAAACCAAGATCAACGGGCAGTTGCTCTCAACTCGGGGAGTCACGTCGGTCAACTACCGGTGGCGGTCGGTCCGGGACGTCGTATACCTCATCGGCCGGTCTCGGAGCCAGGACGAACTGAACACTGTCCTGGGCATCATCCGCAAGACCGAAGGGGTGACAGACATCAAGCAGTTCGTCGAGATCAAGCCGATGTCGACGTCGTAG
- a CDS encoding OmpA family protein: protein MNTVKCSVLTLSLLVFAGNASALNWNGICCDGGYEYRHPTSWEIEQQRLKDELAAARKQLADREREIASLRSGASGSLQSAQTNLDGSKARVADLEGQLAASQSEIAALQAGAGEKDRLAADLAAAKQRNADLESQLASLRGELSAEMSKLKDAQRSLVRGLRPQIEKGDIMVDLDNERLLINLASGYLFGSGEDELKPAGTDALKQVGTILKDFPEYKVAVEGHTDSQPIKSPLKERFPTNKELSEARAANAAKALADGGLTGASTAGYADTKPTAPNTTDAGRAKNRRVEVRVTRG, encoded by the coding sequence ATGAACACTGTGAAGTGCTCGGTTTTAACCCTGAGTCTGTTGGTCTTCGCTGGCAATGCGAGTGCCCTCAATTGGAACGGAATCTGCTGCGATGGCGGCTATGAGTACCGTCACCCGACCTCTTGGGAAATAGAACAGCAACGGTTGAAGGATGAACTTGCCGCTGCACGGAAGCAGCTGGCGGATCGTGAACGAGAGATCGCGTCTCTCCGGTCTGGCGCCAGTGGATCCCTTCAATCGGCCCAGACAAACCTCGATGGGTCCAAGGCACGAGTAGCGGATCTTGAAGGGCAGCTGGCCGCCTCGCAATCAGAAATCGCGGCGCTTCAAGCCGGAGCGGGAGAGAAGGACAGACTCGCTGCGGACCTTGCCGCAGCCAAGCAGCGAAACGCAGATTTGGAAAGCCAGCTCGCCAGCCTTCGCGGCGAACTTTCTGCCGAAATGTCGAAACTCAAAGATGCCCAGCGCAGTTTGGTCCGGGGCCTTCGTCCTCAAATCGAGAAGGGCGATATTATGGTCGATTTGGACAACGAGCGACTCTTAATCAATCTCGCGTCTGGCTACCTGTTCGGGAGCGGCGAGGACGAACTGAAACCCGCGGGCACCGATGCACTCAAACAGGTCGGGACCATTCTCAAAGACTTCCCGGAATATAAGGTAGCGGTGGAAGGTCATACCGATAGCCAGCCGATTAAATCCCCCTTGAAGGAGAGGTTTCCCACGAATAAGGAACTTTCTGAAGCACGCGCAGCCAATGCGGCAAAAGCTCTTGCCGATGGGGGGCTCACCGGAGCCTCTACAGCGGGTTACGCCGACACCAAGCCTACTGCACCGAATACAACTGATGCAGGCCGGGCAAAGAATCGGCGCGTCGAAGTGCGCGTGACGCGTGGGTGA
- a CDS encoding M48 family metalloprotease translates to MKIKVMRKVRSMGLMALLGLMAGMWTGCSVNPVSGMPEVTLVSAKQEQELGDEEAKKVAEQMGLLDDNQFAPYLTQLGQRLAEQSPRKDVAYQFYQVDMAEPNAFALPGGYVYVTRGLLSLVNSEDELAGVVGHEIGHVAARHTVQRISRQGPFALLTNLVAGITGLVSPMVGSIIGGAGEFAQSLVFSPYSRGQESEADKVGQEMSANAGWDPAALSTFLNTLEREVELKSKGPRKPSFFDSHPATPHRVAKTAEHAKELTRASRSPISASREAFLARLDGLVVGQRAANGIIKGQTFLHPDFNFLVQFPEKWQIENSPQRILAAAPDGEAAVVLGAAAEGNDPLDGARAVEKATKSTDIVSKTQTVTINGLSAAHTQLEADGKVTLDITWIAHGGLIYQVVGLAPTKKFDTLQAVFNSVAHSFRPLSATERANIKEKRIRLVKARAGESIEALATRTSSAWKAEEIAVVNGLKSTVKLTEGQVIKVAVEEPYK, encoded by the coding sequence ATGAAGATCAAGGTGATGCGAAAAGTCCGATCAATGGGTTTGATGGCTCTGCTGGGCCTTATGGCCGGCATGTGGACCGGCTGTTCCGTGAATCCGGTTAGCGGCATGCCTGAAGTGACACTCGTCTCCGCCAAACAAGAACAAGAGCTTGGCGATGAAGAGGCCAAGAAGGTCGCAGAACAGATGGGGCTGCTCGATGACAACCAGTTTGCTCCATACCTCACGCAACTGGGGCAGCGATTGGCTGAACAATCGCCACGAAAGGATGTTGCCTATCAGTTCTACCAGGTCGATATGGCCGAGCCCAATGCTTTCGCGTTGCCAGGGGGGTATGTGTACGTCACGCGCGGCCTGCTCTCATTGGTGAATTCCGAGGACGAACTGGCCGGCGTCGTGGGGCACGAGATTGGACATGTGGCAGCCCGGCACACGGTTCAGAGAATCTCGCGCCAAGGTCCCTTCGCACTGCTCACGAATTTGGTTGCGGGAATCACAGGATTAGTCAGCCCAATGGTCGGGAGTATTATCGGGGGGGCTGGCGAATTCGCGCAGAGCCTCGTGTTTTCGCCATACAGCCGAGGCCAAGAAAGTGAAGCAGATAAAGTCGGGCAGGAGATGTCGGCCAATGCTGGTTGGGACCCTGCCGCCTTATCGACGTTTCTCAATACGCTTGAGCGTGAGGTCGAGCTGAAGAGCAAAGGCCCTCGGAAGCCGAGCTTCTTTGATTCTCATCCGGCAACGCCCCATCGAGTGGCCAAGACCGCAGAACATGCCAAGGAGCTGACGCGTGCAAGCCGTTCTCCGATCAGCGCGTCCCGTGAAGCGTTTCTCGCGAGATTGGATGGATTGGTCGTCGGTCAGCGAGCAGCGAATGGGATCATCAAGGGGCAGACTTTTCTCCATCCGGATTTCAACTTCTTGGTACAGTTTCCGGAGAAGTGGCAGATCGAGAACTCCCCGCAAAGAATTCTGGCCGCGGCGCCAGATGGTGAGGCGGCGGTCGTGCTAGGCGCTGCTGCCGAAGGAAACGACCCGCTGGACGGCGCTCGTGCTGTCGAGAAGGCGACAAAATCAACCGACATCGTTTCGAAAACGCAGACCGTCACCATCAACGGGCTGTCTGCTGCCCACACCCAGCTTGAAGCGGACGGCAAGGTCACGCTCGATATCACGTGGATTGCACATGGAGGGTTGATCTACCAAGTGGTCGGTCTTGCTCCGACAAAAAAATTCGACACGCTGCAAGCCGTTTTTAATTCGGTGGCGCACAGCTTCAGACCCTTGTCTGCTACCGAGCGAGCGAATATCAAAGAAAAACGAATTCGTCTCGTCAAGGCCCGCGCAGGGGAGTCGATCGAGGCCTTGGCCACTCGTACAAGTTCCGCCTGGAAGGCAGAGGAAATAGCCGTCGTGAACGGACTCAAGTCCACAGTAAAACTTACAGAAGGGCAAGTCATCAAAGTGGCGGTGGAAGAACCATATAAATAA
- a CDS encoding cation:proton antiporter: protein MTRKSGDTTLIGRLANVCAGLTLWQWLIVLSVVISVIGFIVEWQRGLVLEYFRQGRPFDRFALVLIAIVILPRQFERFGLPGMLGLILAGALLGPSGLALAKEVGPVGHFWSEMGRVFLMFMAGLEISLSDFRRYAKPSSLFGVTTFAGPMIGGYVLGQMFGFSTNASVLIGSLLASHTLLGYPIIEKLGLVRRPFALTTIGATIFTDIASLLVLAVCLSVHVSGILDWYTLAELVGALTVYSVFVMGAIPWFGRVYLRWRHDDEVAQFQFVLAVIVICAVGAKLIGLEDIVGAFLCGIAVNQVLKHGAAREKVEFLGKGFFIPGFLLFIGATMDLPAFGRSLVERLPFVLGMIGVLCVGKFGAAAFTAWFYRYSRAEGFSMWALSLPQLAATLAATVTAYNSINLAGERLIGEEVVNAVIVLMVLTATVGPILTDRFGRYVK, encoded by the coding sequence ATGACGAGAAAAAGCGGAGATACAACATTGATCGGTAGGTTGGCGAATGTGTGCGCCGGTCTGACGCTATGGCAGTGGTTGATCGTTCTGTCGGTCGTCATTTCCGTGATTGGGTTCATCGTCGAATGGCAGCGAGGATTAGTCCTTGAATACTTTCGTCAGGGACGACCTTTCGACCGGTTCGCCCTCGTTCTCATTGCCATAGTCATCTTACCCCGGCAGTTTGAGCGGTTTGGATTGCCTGGCATGCTCGGATTGATTCTTGCTGGTGCGCTGCTTGGGCCTTCCGGTTTAGCTCTGGCTAAAGAGGTCGGACCGGTTGGCCATTTCTGGAGCGAGATGGGTCGGGTGTTCCTGATGTTTATGGCAGGGCTTGAAATCAGTCTGAGCGACTTCCGCCGGTATGCCAAGCCATCCAGCCTGTTCGGGGTCACCACCTTTGCCGGGCCCATGATTGGAGGGTACGTACTCGGTCAGATGTTCGGCTTTAGCACCAATGCCTCTGTGCTCATCGGCTCTCTCCTCGCGTCTCACACGTTGCTGGGCTATCCGATCATCGAGAAGCTGGGATTGGTGCGACGACCGTTCGCGCTGACGACGATCGGGGCGACCATCTTCACCGATATCGCATCGTTGTTAGTCCTAGCGGTCTGTCTCTCGGTTCACGTGAGCGGAATCCTGGATTGGTACACCCTGGCCGAATTGGTTGGAGCGCTGACGGTTTATAGCGTATTCGTAATGGGCGCCATTCCCTGGTTCGGTCGCGTCTATCTCCGGTGGCGACACGATGATGAAGTCGCCCAGTTCCAATTTGTCCTCGCGGTTATCGTCATCTGCGCCGTCGGAGCGAAATTGATCGGGTTGGAGGACATTGTGGGAGCCTTTCTTTGCGGCATCGCAGTCAATCAGGTACTCAAGCACGGGGCAGCGCGGGAAAAGGTAGAGTTCTTGGGGAAGGGTTTCTTCATTCCCGGATTTCTTTTGTTCATTGGGGCGACCATGGATCTTCCCGCATTCGGGCGCAGCCTAGTTGAGAGACTCCCCTTCGTGCTCGGCATGATCGGCGTCTTGTGTGTCGGCAAATTCGGTGCGGCAGCTTTTACTGCCTGGTTCTATCGATATAGTCGAGCTGAGGGGTTTTCGATGTGGGCTTTATCGTTGCCGCAACTCGCTGCCACATTAGCCGCAACGGTGACGGCGTATAATTCGATTAATCTAGCCGGCGAACGATTGATCGGAGAAGAGGTTGTCAATGCCGTCATCGTGTTGATGGTCTTGACGGCAACAGTCGGACCGATTTTGACGGATCGATTCGGACGGTACGTGAAATAG
- a CDS encoding lipid-binding SYLF domain-containing protein codes for MRKIAEGRGIKSGKKQEHHEVTGGTMGRWNQADKEASERERSVRSGTLIILLLSLSMSVSLHPSIAIAGQSAEAAQIDREADAGLKKLLEDTPEAEMFRKEAKGILIFPSIVKGGFIIGAHYGKGALKKDGTTVGYYSNVAASYGLQAGIQSFGYVMFFMNEKALEYLDNSSGWEVGVGPSIVVMDKGAGKSLTTTTGRSDVYAFIFSQQGLMAGLGLQGSKITKIEP; via the coding sequence GTGCGTAAAATTGCGGAAGGAAGAGGAATCAAGAGTGGAAAGAAACAGGAGCATCATGAAGTGACGGGCGGCACAATGGGCAGGTGGAACCAAGCAGATAAGGAGGCTTCCGAGCGAGAACGATCCGTGAGGTCCGGTACGTTGATCATCCTGCTGCTTTCTCTGTCAATGAGTGTCTCGCTTCATCCCTCGATAGCCATTGCGGGGCAGTCCGCTGAGGCCGCGCAGATCGATCGCGAGGCGGATGCGGGACTTAAGAAACTGCTCGAAGATACACCGGAGGCGGAGATGTTCCGCAAGGAGGCCAAGGGTATCCTTATCTTTCCGAGCATCGTGAAGGGTGGCTTCATTATTGGGGCTCACTACGGGAAGGGTGCCCTCAAAAAAGATGGGACAACGGTCGGGTACTATAGCAATGTCGCTGCGTCGTATGGCCTTCAAGCCGGCATCCAATCGTTCGGCTATGTCATGTTCTTCATGAACGAGAAGGCGTTGGAGTACTTGGACAATAGCTCGGGATGGGAGGTCGGGGTCGGTCCCAGCATCGTGGTCATGGATAAAGGCGCGGGAAAGAGCCTCACGACGACAACAGGGCGGAGCGACGTCTATGCCTTCATTTTCAGCCAACAGGGGCTGATGGCGGGGTTGGGATTGCAAGGGTCAAAAATTACCAAAATTGAACCGTAG
- a CDS encoding asparaginase domain-containing protein codes for MRQSAEHEGVQPLWFRHNDGHSYNLKSNKPVMMMGSMRPATVIGVDASANLYHGMAVAAYPGAKGWGGLLLLNDDVHYARETAKTNGAKLDTFNSLNEPGPE; via the coding sequence GTGAGACAGTCAGCGGAGCATGAAGGTGTGCAACCACTATGGTTTAGGCACAACGACGGACATAGCTATAATCTGAAGAGCAACAAGCCAGTAATGATGATGGGGTCCATGCGGCCTGCCACAGTCATCGGCGTCGATGCTTCGGCAAATCTGTACCACGGCATGGCTGTCGCGGCCTATCCAGGCGCGAAGGGATGGGGCGGGCTGCTCTTGCTCAACGATGACGTCCATTATGCGCGCGAGACGGCGAAGACGAACGGCGCGAAGCTCGATACGTTCAACTCCTTGAACGAGCCAGGGCCGGAATGA
- a CDS encoding MarC family protein: protein MNMLGTNRPGKVATLAMVLLVATIVAALLSPIIYELYRNADRVSQVVGATGTTIIVRLSAFLLFCIGIEVLWHGAAEFNTSVIRP from the coding sequence ATGAATATGCTGGGTACCAACCGTCCGGGCAAGGTTGCGACGTTGGCAATGGTTCTTTTAGTCGCTACCATCGTGGCCGCTCTGCTGAGTCCGATAATTTACGAACTCTACCGCAACGCGGACCGGGTTTCACAAGTCGTGGGGGCGACCGGCACGACCATCATTGTGCGTCTCTCCGCATTTCTGCTCTTCTGCATCGGCATCGAGGTGCTCTGGCACGGCGCTGCGGAGTTCAACACCAGCGTGATCAGACCATGA
- a CDS encoding lipid-binding SYLF domain-containing protein: MRYKAPMAMLLCSVLGVSLPGSIVSAGQSPEAAQIERDADAALKKLLEDTPEAETFRKEAKGILIFPSIVKGGFIIGAHYGKGALKRGGSTAGYYSTVAASYGLQAGVQSFGYILFFMNDKSLEYLDNSEGWEVGVGPSIVVMDKGAGKSLTTTTGRSDVYAFIFSQEGLMAGLGLQGSKITKINP, encoded by the coding sequence ATGAGATACAAAGCGCCGATGGCCATGCTCCTTTGTTCGGTCTTGGGTGTATCACTGCCGGGGTCGATCGTGTCGGCAGGGCAGTCGCCGGAGGCGGCGCAGATTGAACGCGACGCTGATGCAGCACTCAAGAAATTGCTCGAGGATACGCCAGAAGCGGAGACGTTCCGGAAGGAGGCCAAAGGGATTCTGATATTCCCGAGTATCGTAAAGGGCGGCTTTATCATCGGAGCCCACTACGGGAAGGGAGCGCTGAAAAGAGGAGGATCGACGGCCGGGTATTACAGTACGGTGGCTGCGTCCTACGGTTTGCAGGCCGGCGTGCAATCGTTCGGCTACATCCTGTTCTTTATGAACGACAAGTCGCTGGAGTATCTGGATAACAGTGAGGGATGGGAGGTCGGCGTCGGTCCCAGCATTGTGGTGATGGATAAAGGCGCGGGGAAGAGTCTCACAACGACGACGGGCCGCAGCGACGTGTATGCCTTTATCTTCAGCCAGGAAGGGCTGATGGCTGGCCTGGGATTGCAGGGTTCAAAGATCACAAAGATTAATCCATAG
- a CDS encoding inositol-3-phosphate synthase, translated as MSENSSRYPELARTIALAQGRLGVLLPGLGAVATTLIAGTQLINKGLAKPYGSLTQLQRIRLGKRTAPRFVPIKKVVPLAELSDLVFGGWDIFPDDAYQTARAAGVVPHDQLEHVKHELEAVKPWPGAFEQRYVRNLRGTHIKTATTKMDLAEAVMRDIENFVAANGIRRSVMIWCGSTEVYSQPGSVHQTLEAFEQGLKENAPEISPSMIYAYAALSLGVPFANGAPNLSADIPALVQLAAQRRAPIAGSDFKTGQTLMKTVVAPGLKARMLGLRGWFSTNILGNRDGEVLDDAGSFRAKEVSKSGVLDAILQPDLYPDLYGNYYHKVRIEFYPPRGDAKEGWDNIDIVGWLGQPMQIKIDFLCRDSILAAPVVLDLVLFLDLAQRARLSGIQEWLSFYFKSPMSRPDLKPEHDLFVQHLKLTNTLRILVGEEVLDHSGLDYYEGEMSHGH; from the coding sequence ATGAGTGAAAACAGTTCGCGTTATCCTGAATTGGCCAGGACGATCGCTCTGGCGCAGGGAAGGCTCGGGGTCCTCCTGCCAGGTCTGGGCGCCGTGGCAACTACCCTGATTGCCGGCACGCAATTGATCAACAAGGGTCTGGCAAAACCCTACGGATCGTTGACCCAGCTCCAGCGGATACGGCTCGGCAAACGCACCGCTCCTCGATTTGTTCCGATCAAGAAGGTGGTGCCGCTCGCCGAACTATCCGATCTGGTCTTCGGCGGCTGGGACATCTTTCCGGACGATGCCTACCAGACGGCCAGAGCCGCAGGCGTCGTGCCGCACGATCAGCTGGAACATGTGAAGCATGAACTCGAAGCCGTCAAGCCTTGGCCCGGCGCCTTCGAGCAGCGGTATGTCCGAAACCTGCGGGGGACCCACATCAAAACCGCAACGACAAAAATGGATCTAGCTGAAGCAGTGATGCGGGATATCGAGAACTTTGTCGCCGCAAACGGAATCCGCCGGTCGGTCATGATCTGGTGCGGATCGACTGAAGTGTACTCCCAGCCCGGCTCCGTGCATCAAACCCTGGAAGCGTTCGAGCAGGGTCTTAAGGAGAATGCGCCGGAGATTTCCCCTTCGATGATTTATGCGTACGCGGCTCTGTCCCTTGGTGTGCCCTTTGCCAATGGAGCTCCGAATCTTTCGGCTGATATTCCGGCACTCGTGCAACTGGCGGCCCAACGACGGGCACCGATTGCCGGGAGCGATTTCAAAACAGGACAGACCTTGATGAAGACGGTTGTTGCGCCAGGCCTGAAAGCCAGGATGTTGGGGCTCCGCGGCTGGTTTTCCACGAATATCCTCGGCAACCGGGATGGCGAAGTGCTCGATGATGCCGGCTCCTTCCGCGCAAAAGAGGTCAGTAAGAGCGGCGTATTGGATGCGATCCTGCAACCGGACCTCTATCCGGACCTCTATGGAAACTATTACCACAAGGTGCGTATCGAGTTTTACCCACCGCGCGGTGATGCCAAAGAAGGATGGGATAATATCGACATCGTTGGTTGGCTGGGGCAGCCGATGCAGATCAAGATCGATTTTCTCTGCCGCGATTCTATCCTCGCCGCCCCGGTCGTGTTGGATTTGGTGCTCTTTCTGGACCTTGCGCAACGGGCCAGACTCTCCGGGATTCAGGAGTGGTTATCATTTTACTTTAAGTCACCGATGTCTCGGCCTGATTTAAAGCCCGAGCATGATCTCTTTGTTCAGCACCTGAAGTTGACCAATACGCTCCGGATCCTCGTCGGTGAGGAGGTGTTGGACCACTCCGGGCTGGATTACTACGAGGGCGAGATGTCTCACGGCCACTGA
- a CDS encoding potassium channel family protein, whose product MAQRSSVGWVGLNELSAWWRAYLRHRYGFLFYSLLLTLIATPVVKTFGLSSELLLLQALVGVNLLAAILPLETKKNRWVLPVILVVAIILRAESLRVGHVTLSTASLMLWTGIALYAAFGALRLVLRASAVTVEHLYAALSAYLLAGLFLGVLYWGLEDLRPGSIMVAGAGLSPQSFGLTQGIYFSFITLATVGYGDIVPGNDVVRGLAIVEAIAGQFYLAVMIARLVSLYMREAR is encoded by the coding sequence ATGGCACAGCGGAGTTCGGTCGGTTGGGTGGGACTGAATGAGCTCTCAGCGTGGTGGCGAGCCTATCTTCGCCACCGCTATGGCTTTCTGTTCTATTCACTTCTCCTGACGCTTATTGCAACGCCGGTCGTGAAGACCTTCGGCCTCTCCAGCGAATTACTGCTCCTCCAGGCGTTGGTCGGTGTGAATCTGCTGGCCGCCATTCTTCCGCTCGAAACCAAAAAGAACCGCTGGGTTCTACCGGTTATTCTCGTGGTCGCGATCATTCTCAGGGCTGAATCCCTGCGGGTCGGCCACGTGACGCTGTCAACCGCGAGCCTCATGCTTTGGACGGGTATCGCGCTCTACGCAGCTTTCGGCGCTCTCCGTCTCGTCTTGCGGGCGTCAGCCGTCACAGTCGAACATCTCTATGCCGCCCTCAGTGCATATCTCTTGGCTGGACTGTTCCTGGGTGTGCTGTATTGGGGGCTCGAAGATCTCAGGCCCGGCTCGATCATGGTCGCTGGCGCGGGACTGTCCCCTCAGTCGTTTGGACTGACACAAGGCATTTACTTCAGCTTTATTACGCTTGCGACCGTCGGGTATGGGGACATCGTGCCAGGCAACGATGTGGTTCGCGGCTTGGCGATTGTGGAGGCCATCGCAGGGCAGTTCTATCTGGCCGTCATGATCGCCCGGTTGGTGAGCCTCTACATGCGCGAGGCACGGTAA
- a CDS encoding ion channel, protein MPIVTRHPVLERILDQRCFFLFLALLALLMALPFLGQTVHGRLILTFVNVTVQLTAIAAVGRSRISLVIALLLVAPALAFRLLALESNLPGHLILSWGFSALFYAFVLAELLHYVLRRDFMTADKLYGAVVAYLMVAILWAQLHGVLQYFYPGAYALGGTPKALDMAELIYFSFTALTTAGFGDFTPMLIQSRFLTILEMVTGVMYVAILIARLTGVYPVVEKKP, encoded by the coding sequence ATGCCGATCGTAACGCGTCATCCGGTCTTGGAGCGGATTCTCGATCAGCGGTGCTTCTTCTTGTTCCTGGCCCTGCTCGCACTCCTCATGGCCCTACCGTTTCTGGGCCAAACCGTCCACGGCCGTCTGATACTCACATTTGTTAACGTTACGGTCCAGCTGACCGCGATTGCGGCAGTCGGGCGCTCGCGCATTTCATTGGTCATTGCATTGCTTTTGGTTGCACCGGCGCTTGCTTTTCGGCTCCTGGCTCTGGAGTCGAACCTACCGGGACACCTCATCTTGTCATGGGGTTTTAGCGCCCTTTTCTACGCGTTCGTCCTCGCTGAGCTTTTACATTACGTCTTACGTAGAGACTTCATGACCGCAGACAAACTGTACGGTGCCGTGGTCGCGTACTTGATGGTTGCCATATTATGGGCCCAATTGCATGGTGTCCTGCAATATTTCTACCCCGGTGCCTATGCACTGGGAGGAACGCCAAAGGCCCTCGACATGGCGGAGCTGATCTATTTCAGCTTTACGGCCCTCACAACCGCCGGATTCGGTGACTTCACTCCCATGCTGATCCAATCGCGCTTTCTAACAATCCTGGAGATGGTGACGGGCGTGATGTATGTGGCTATTCTGATCGCGCGCCTGACCGGTGTGTACCCGGTTGTGGAGAAGAAGCCCTAA